A region of Candidatus Acidiferrales bacterium DNA encodes the following proteins:
- a CDS encoding TIGR01777 family oxidoreductase: protein MKIAVTGATGFIGKGLIDFLIEENNRVIALSRNPGRARSLLGNRLEAIEWSFNNMNGLLKELDNSDAIVNLAGENIGSSIWTKNKRKKIKDSRVKGGQLISELIRLMKNPPQVLIQASAVGYYGTRGEEILTENSEGGSGFLPEVAREWEKSTAAVETSGVRCVIIRSGVVLSSGGGAFPKLASSYKYHTGTMLGSGRQWMPWIHYEDEINAIYFLIKNSASSGIYNLVAPVPARMTEVCKQIGPTLFRIPKSLVKLFLGKLAEETILVSQRVVPERLSKDGFQFKFKTVEEAVADIRPKN, encoded by the coding sequence ATGAAAATTGCAGTCACCGGAGCGACCGGTTTTATTGGGAAAGGCCTTATCGATTTCCTTATTGAGGAAAACAACCGAGTAATCGCACTCTCTCGCAATCCGGGCCGTGCTAGGTCTTTATTAGGAAACAGACTCGAAGCGATCGAGTGGTCATTCAACAACATGAACGGCCTCTTGAAAGAGCTGGACAATTCCGATGCAATCGTAAACTTGGCGGGAGAAAACATCGGCTCTTCTATCTGGACAAAAAATAAACGGAAAAAGATAAAGGACAGCCGAGTGAAAGGCGGGCAATTAATCAGTGAACTCATCCGTCTGATGAAGAACCCGCCGCAGGTCTTAATTCAGGCATCGGCCGTAGGATATTATGGTACACGCGGAGAGGAAATTCTGACGGAGAATTCAGAGGGCGGGAGTGGCTTTCTTCCAGAAGTCGCGAGGGAATGGGAAAAGTCGACTGCAGCTGTCGAAACCTCAGGAGTAAGGTGCGTCATAATCAGAAGCGGCGTCGTGCTTTCTTCGGGTGGTGGAGCTTTTCCAAAACTCGCTTCGTCCTACAAATATCACACCGGAACGATGCTCGGCTCGGGGAGACAGTGGATGCCATGGATTCATTATGAAGACGAAATCAACGCAATTTATTTCCTCATCAAGAATTCAGCCTCAAGCGGAATTTACAATCTCGTGGCCCCGGTTCCTGCAAGAATGACCGAAGTCTGCAAACAAATTGGCCCGACTCTTTTCAGAATCCCGAAGAGTTTAGTAAAACTTTTCCTCGGAAAATTGGCGGAAGAAACGATACTTGTCAGTCAG